CACATATTCTAAGACCACCCTgctgcatgtgttttttttcagtattttgtgACATAACACAGTTAAAGCGGTGCACACACGTGAAACTGCATTTTGTGTCTTTCCAATTTAATTCTGCAATACACGCTTGTTGTAATGGAACAGAGGATCACCTCTGTAACGTGCACAACACAGCAACGTCCTACGTTGTCCTAAAGTGTCGCAGGAGCcttggatgaaaaaaaaaaattaaatatacaatGCTGTTATGTGCCAGGCAGGGGCAAAGTGCCCTCttatatgtgtttgttttcttccctcctgcttttctttctctacAATGTCTCtagaggcaggaaaagccaacactaggatcagcattgattcatggagagaccttcgtctggtcggctaacattactgccaagcaggtgaaatatagagtgatattgtggttttagctgacgtgtgtcgcctcactgtgttgagtgatgctcgttcatgtctatttagagcgagcacaagcgcgagcccgacgatGACTaccgttgacttaacagccacaggtgtcgttgttaacaagcatttctgattcttacaaacagtccctttaacttattttggactgaaaaatgTACTTTCATGGCCACCGCCATTTATGACAACGtcaaaaaacacgtcacaactcctGGAAACTTACCACTTACGatgttgtgaataccacaagagggggtgGCGTTCACATGGACTCATctggtgaacacggtaaacacgactctatttgaaggcaccattaccctccaatgacatgtcaaaatgtctgctgtgaaaagggcctgtgtagtgtgtgtgttttaattcagGCTAACTGACCCGTTAATGTTATTGAGGTTGTCCCCTACaacattagtgtgtgtgtgtgtgtgtgtgtgtgtgtgtgtgtgtgtgtgtgtgtgtgtgttagaaacAATCGTGCACAGGGAATCAAATTGGCATACAAAAGGCTGTTGTAtggtatctctctctctctctctctctctctctctctctctctctggcctgTGTGCACTCAGATGCAGCAGCTGAGAGATCAGTGAGATCAGTGTCTACTACAGAGTCAACTTTTAGGGTTGCAACAGCGACCAAGCACCTGCTGACAGATACAGTGTGAACATCCAGAGTCTGTGGGCACATCATGGGAAACTGCACTTCAGGGTAGGTAATCATCCTTTTAGATGCACATATAGCAGAGGGCACTCTTACATGTCACAAAGTCATTTTTCAGCAGGTGGTAATTACCTTCTAAAGCTCACCTGGAAGTGCTGCGTATACTGAAAACTTTGAAACAAGAattagaagaaaaaacaaaaattagaAGAAAATGcaagacaattaaaaaaaaaaatgatttgaaagAGCTGGAAGCAGCTTGTTTAAAACATTCAGGTTTAATCTTATTGAATTGTGTGCTCTGTGACAGTGGAAAAAAGTCCTTCTGTGTCATTCATAACAAAGTAATGGCACTCAAAACTTCAGAATCAATTTTGATAAGGCAAACAAGTGTATTTGGGCTATTAGCgcatattaaatgtttttgatttctaaaaaatgtaattgtgaATTTGCTGAAGGTGTGAGTAGACACCTTAACAGAAATTATTAGATCTATGTGGTTCCCAACATACGGGTCAACGCATGTACATTTTTCCATCCATGTTTTCATCTGCATGTGTCTATGACCAAAATGTTCAGGAAACATTGATGGCAGCATATTctgcagtgtttttattttgttcagtCACAGCATGTTGTTCTCTGGCCGGTATCCCGGACTGTCGGTAGTTGACGACAGCATACACTGCAcggtctgacctttgacctccatctACTGTGTTTGCCACAGCAGGCTGGTTCCCATTGGTGGTCATCAGGGGAGGTTGTGATGGAGGTCTTTCTGCAGTACTTGGAGTGTAGGTGTCATGCAGGGCAAGAGTGGAAGGAGCACTCGGATTGGGGAGGTCGGGTATCATGTGAGCGGGCATTTCCTATGACGAGATTAAATAAGCCAATAAAATACTCTACTTGACACTATTATGACTCTTGCACATCTGGTTTAACAGTatagtatcaatcttctcatctaacactCAGTAAGAAAGCGagttatttcccaaaatgtcaaactattcctgcATCTCATGCATTACCTGTCCCTTTGTGTGGTTCAGTATTCctgtgaagaagacataaaacaaatgctccATTGTTAGGTGGTAAGATCGAGAAATGTCGCAGTAATTCAGACTGTGAATGCATATTTATGTTCTTACGTTTCCAGCCATACAAACTCAGAAGGGATAACACTGTCAGTGTGCCAACCAGTAGAGTTATGCTACTGATGATGGAGTAGGACAGCCAGGGCACATCCTCATCACCAGCAGCGCTTGGTAGCTCATCTACAGAAGAAAAACCAGATCAGTAGTTCTTTCTCCactaaaatgtatgtatataatttaaCAAATAAAGGCTCTTACCTTTATTATTGTCAGAGTGTGTGTTGGGTAAGAGTTTCACCCCCTGGTATGAATCTGTAGATTCatagaaaatatatacaattaATACCTGAAATtagacattttatatttataatttggCACTGAGGGAGCAAAAACTGCCTACCTGAAACCgagatgttgatgatgttaCTGATCTGCTCATATTTGTCTCCTTTTACGTTACATCTGTACAGGCCGTTGTCGTGAATGGAAATCCGTGTGAAATTCAAATATGAGATCAGTTCATCCTGTGTTGTATTTGTTTCTACATTCTCTGTGTAATTCATCTGttcacatgtgtttgtgtggagcAGTTTACACCAGGTGACTTTTATTGATTCTCCACAGTGTTTGACAGGACAACTGACACTCAGATTCTGTTGTGGGGCAGTTTCCCATGTCGTGCCTCTCCAGAC
This DNA window, taken from Sebastes fasciatus isolate fSebFas1 chromosome 14, fSebFas1.pri, whole genome shotgun sequence, encodes the following:
- the LOC141782541 gene encoding uncharacterized protein LOC141782541, producing MNYTENVETNTTQDELISYLNFTRISIHDNGLYRCNVKGDKYEQISNIINISVSDSYQGVKLLPNTHSDNNKDELPSAAGDEDVPWLSYSIISSITLLVGTLTVLSLLSLYGWKRILNHTKGQEMPAHMIPDLPNPSAPSTLALHDTYTPSTAERPPSQPPLMTTNGNQPAVANTVDGGQRSDRAVYAVVNYRQSGIPAREQHAVTEQNKNTAEYAAINVS